One window from the genome of Alkalihalobacillus sp. LMS6 encodes:
- the aroA gene encoding 3-phosphoshikimate 1-carboxyvinyltransferase, with translation MKKGHVDQRARSPWTPLKGVHSVTVAPGERVIDGEVTIPGSKSLTNRAFIMSALAEGTSTLKGFLRSDDAYWCIDALRKLGVAIDVHEDEARVHGTGQNWKSDSLYIGAAGTVARFLPGSLVTAAQGEWTIEASESMTKRPVAPLIDALRALGGEITHLEKEGHYPLQIKGKPLQGGTVDLSGKISSQYISGLLIAGPYFQTPLQITITDHIVQHAYVRLTLDLMEAFGATVSYDDALQTMNVSPSVYKPQALTLEADASTACYFFGLAALNEGRVRVTNVTAETKQPDIGFLTILEKMGCTVIRGESYVEVQGPKQLKGGFDVSMREMSDQTLTLAALAPFADGPITISEVEHIRYHESNRIKVIADSLTKLGIQVEEYNDGLKVFPGTPKAAKLDTYDDHRVAMSLALIGTKVAGIELTDPGCVSKTCPSFFELLASFGVEVEEKV, from the coding sequence ATGAAGAAGGGTCATGTTGATCAACGAGCGAGAAGTCCGTGGACACCTTTAAAAGGGGTTCATAGCGTCACCGTCGCACCCGGAGAGCGTGTGATTGACGGAGAAGTAACGATTCCGGGGAGCAAAAGTTTAACGAATCGAGCATTTATCATGAGTGCGCTGGCAGAAGGGACGTCTACATTAAAAGGATTTTTGCGTAGCGATGATGCGTATTGGTGTATTGATGCACTAAGAAAATTAGGTGTCGCCATTGATGTACATGAAGATGAGGCGAGGGTTCATGGTACAGGCCAAAACTGGAAAAGCGATTCCCTTTATATTGGCGCTGCTGGAACCGTTGCCCGCTTTTTACCGGGAAGTCTGGTAACTGCGGCGCAAGGAGAATGGACGATTGAAGCGAGTGAAAGCATGACGAAGCGTCCGGTTGCTCCTTTAATTGATGCGCTAAGAGCGCTTGGTGGGGAAATTACGCACCTTGAAAAAGAGGGGCACTATCCGTTACAAATTAAAGGGAAACCGCTTCAAGGCGGAACCGTAGACTTGTCTGGAAAGATTTCAAGTCAATACATTAGTGGCTTGCTGATCGCAGGGCCTTATTTTCAGACGCCGCTACAAATCACGATTACCGACCATATTGTCCAGCATGCGTATGTACGCTTGACCCTCGATTTAATGGAAGCGTTCGGGGCAACGGTTTCGTACGACGATGCTTTACAAACGATGAACGTATCGCCATCTGTGTACAAACCTCAAGCACTCACTCTGGAAGCAGACGCATCTACCGCTTGTTATTTCTTTGGACTAGCGGCATTAAATGAAGGTCGTGTACGCGTAACAAATGTGACTGCTGAAACGAAACAGCCTGATATTGGATTTTTAACGATTTTAGAAAAAATGGGCTGCACCGTTATAAGAGGGGAATCGTACGTTGAAGTGCAGGGGCCGAAGCAGCTAAAAGGTGGCTTCGACGTCTCCATGCGTGAAATGTCCGACCAAACGTTAACCCTTGCTGCGCTTGCGCCGTTTGCGGATGGACCAATTACGATTTCAGAAGTGGAGCACATTCGCTACCACGAATCGAATCGTATAAAAGTCATCGCAGATTCGCTAACAAAATTAGGGATTCAAGTGGAAGAGTACAATGATGGATTAAAAGTATTTCCAGGAACGCCGAAAGCGGCAAAACTGGATACGTACGACGACCATCGTGTGGCCATGTCCCTTGCCTTGATTGGGACAAAAGTTGCGGGCATTGAATTAACCGATCCTGGATGCGTCTCGAAAACTTGCCCGTCATTCTTTGAACTGCTTGCTTCATTTGGTGTTGAAGTCGAAGAAAAAGTATAA
- a CDS encoding LysR family transcriptional regulator: MKMDAYYLFYITAIEQNFSKAAKRLFVTQPNISQSIAQLEDRLQTKLFQRQSKGVSLTKEGQLLFQQLEPAFQLIQQAETNLNERRYLKQGSVAIGASDSTCKHLLLPIVQSFQRQFPEIQLKLQHGSTPQLIEKLDQGTIDLALVHMPINEQTYTVHSVFTIHSTFVVGERYQSLAREPQSIADLAHYPILSFSQQSHARHYLNELFAKQELLVTPEVEVGAMDVLLECARIGMGVAFVTKEFVQQELDEHALHEVLLTEPLNPRQIGVVTRNQAQLSHAANRFLEKLNQSQ; the protein is encoded by the coding sequence ATGAAAATGGATGCCTACTATCTTTTCTATATCACCGCAATTGAGCAAAATTTCAGTAAAGCTGCCAAACGATTATTTGTGACGCAACCTAACATTAGTCAAAGCATCGCACAATTAGAAGATCGACTTCAAACCAAACTTTTTCAACGTCAATCCAAAGGCGTATCCCTTACAAAAGAAGGACAGCTGCTGTTTCAACAACTGGAACCTGCCTTCCAACTCATTCAGCAAGCAGAAACAAATCTAAATGAAAGACGTTATTTAAAGCAAGGGTCTGTCGCAATCGGTGCAAGTGATTCCACGTGCAAGCACCTTTTATTACCAATCGTTCAGTCATTCCAACGACAGTTTCCAGAAATACAACTGAAACTCCAACATGGCTCAACTCCACAACTAATCGAGAAATTAGATCAAGGGACCATTGATTTGGCGCTTGTCCACATGCCAATTAACGAACAAACTTATACCGTCCATAGCGTCTTTACGATTCATAGCACATTTGTAGTTGGCGAACGCTACCAGTCATTAGCGCGTGAACCTCAATCCATCGCAGACTTGGCTCATTACCCTATTTTGAGCTTTTCGCAACAGAGTCATGCGAGGCACTATTTAAATGAACTCTTCGCTAAACAAGAACTCCTCGTCACACCAGAGGTTGAAGTCGGCGCGATGGACGTCTTACTTGAATGTGCGCGCATTGGAATGGGTGTGGCGTTTGTTACGAAAGAATTTGTTCAACAAGAACTCGACGAGCACGCTTTGCATGAAGTTCTGCTAACTGAGCCTCTAAACCCTCGTCAAATTGGGGTTGTCACTCGTAATCAAGCACAACTCAGCCACGCGGCAAACAGGTTTTTAGAAAAACTTAACCAATCTCAATAA
- a CDS encoding 2,3-butanediol dehydrogenase: MRAAVWHNAKDVRVEENWEVKEVTKTDVKIKVAWAGICGSDLHEYLHGPIVIPANGPDALTGDTAPIVMGHEFAGVIDEVGSDVSDFKKGDRVVVNPLYTHGVKPPTLDLYDGFAFAGLASDGGFADYCVIPESMVHKVPEGMTLEEGALVEPMAVTVQALKEADFKFGQTCTVFGAGPIGLCTIIAAKAAGASKIIVFDLSEERLKKATEVGATHVFNSGNVDPVEEVKKIEPEGVDASFEVAGVGVTLNQAIHTAKSRGTVVIVSIFTKGVEIKPMDLTVSGVKITSSLAYEPEVFQRTIDSIAAGALDVKGVITDHIELEAIVTDGFERLSEDKSQAKILVKLSGES, encoded by the coding sequence ATGCGCGCAGCTGTATGGCATAACGCAAAAGATGTACGTGTAGAAGAAAACTGGGAAGTAAAAGAAGTCACAAAAACGGACGTTAAGATTAAGGTGGCATGGGCAGGTATTTGCGGAAGCGATTTACACGAATACTTACACGGGCCTATCGTCATTCCAGCAAATGGACCTGATGCATTAACTGGTGACACGGCTCCAATTGTAATGGGTCATGAGTTCGCAGGTGTTATTGATGAAGTTGGCAGCGACGTCTCCGACTTTAAAAAAGGCGACAGAGTCGTTGTAAATCCACTGTATACACATGGAGTAAAGCCACCTACCCTCGACCTTTACGATGGATTTGCCTTTGCAGGTTTGGCAAGCGATGGCGGTTTCGCCGACTACTGCGTCATCCCTGAGTCTATGGTTCACAAGGTTCCAGAAGGGATGACCCTTGAAGAAGGTGCGCTTGTTGAGCCAATGGCGGTTACGGTCCAAGCATTAAAAGAAGCAGATTTTAAATTTGGCCAAACGTGCACAGTTTTTGGAGCTGGCCCAATCGGCTTATGTACAATTATTGCTGCAAAAGCTGCTGGAGCAAGCAAAATCATTGTCTTTGATTTGTCAGAGGAACGATTAAAAAAAGCAACCGAAGTAGGCGCCACCCATGTATTCAATTCTGGAAATGTTGACCCTGTTGAAGAGGTTAAAAAGATTGAACCGGAGGGTGTTGATGCCAGTTTTGAAGTAGCAGGTGTTGGCGTTACGCTAAACCAAGCGATTCACACAGCTAAATCTCGCGGAACCGTTGTGATCGTTTCGATTTTTACAAAAGGTGTAGAAATCAAACCAATGGACCTGACTGTATCCGGAGTGAAAATTACGTCTTCTCTTGCTTACGAGCCAGAGGTCTTTCAGCGTACGATTGACTCGATTGCTGCTGGTGCCCTTGACGTCAAAGGCGTTATCACCGATCACATTGAACTTGAAGCCATTGTCACAGACGGCTTTGAACGTTTATCAGAAGACAAATCACAAGCGAAAATACTTGTGAAATTAAGCGGTGAATCTTAA
- a CDS encoding GlsB/YeaQ/YmgE family stress response membrane protein has translation MSFIWSLIIGGLIGWAAGAITGKGVPFGIIGNIIAGFIGANIGTWLLGDMGPSIGGFAIFPALIGAIILVLIVSLVLRAFKS, from the coding sequence ATGAGTTTTATTTGGAGTTTAATTATTGGTGGCCTAATTGGGTGGGCTGCAGGTGCAATCACTGGTAAAGGTGTCCCATTCGGCATTATCGGGAATATTATTGCTGGCTTTATCGGTGCGAACATCGGAACATGGCTTCTAGGAGATATGGGGCCTAGCATCGGTGGATTTGCGATTTTCCCTGCTCTTATTGGTGCCATTATTTTAGTCTTAATTGTCAGCCTTGTGCTACGAGCATTTAAATCTTAA